From a single Prochlorococcus sp. MIT 0603 genomic region:
- a CDS encoding glucose-6-phosphate isomerase: protein MKFQDFDNANPLSQWSRFCDLLFFDQQIGIWIDISRMNLSSNELAEMEDSFLKAFSHMRELENGAISNQDENRQVGHYWLRDPSIAPNNLIGESIQKEIRDINDFGEKILNGEIINEHGQKFTDVFWIGIGGSGLGPLLIVNSLQEKGKGLNFTFLDNVDPNGIYQKLDLLKDSLSSTLFVVVSKSGGTPEPQIGMDQARKYLTDKGYEWSSRAIAITMNQSALYKKAKDESWLKIFDLPDWVGGRTSIAGAVGLLPIALIGNDINHFLNGCSHMDKITRREKIVDNPAALLASVWFSSGQGKGLRDMVVLPYQDRLEVFSKYLQQLVMESLGKEINRKGQKVNQGLAVYGNKGSTDQHAYVQQLRDGIDNFFVTFIEILEDSKNVPKINKKSPGDYLSGFLQGTRLALSENNRQSITITLNKFDSYSLGALIALFERSVGLYAELIDINAYHQPGVEAGKKAASNILKLQSDIELVLLDQESYSIEQIMKKIPDSSAESIFIILRHLAANNSVYKVNGDWSEPRSLLIKKHN, encoded by the coding sequence ATGAAATTCCAAGACTTTGACAATGCTAATCCTTTGAGTCAATGGAGCCGTTTTTGTGATCTCCTCTTTTTTGATCAACAGATTGGGATATGGATTGATATAAGCAGGATGAATCTATCATCAAATGAACTTGCAGAAATGGAGGATTCATTCTTAAAAGCCTTTTCTCATATGCGGGAACTTGAGAATGGGGCAATTTCAAACCAAGATGAAAACAGACAGGTTGGTCATTATTGGCTTAGGGACCCTTCTATAGCTCCAAATAATTTAATTGGAGAATCCATCCAAAAGGAAATCAGAGATATTAACGATTTTGGAGAAAAAATTCTTAATGGAGAAATTATCAATGAACATGGTCAGAAATTTACAGATGTTTTTTGGATAGGTATTGGAGGAAGTGGATTAGGCCCTTTATTGATAGTCAATTCCTTGCAAGAAAAAGGAAAAGGTTTAAATTTCACTTTTCTGGATAATGTCGACCCTAATGGTATTTACCAAAAATTAGACTTATTGAAGGATTCTCTTTCTTCTACTTTGTTTGTTGTCGTTAGTAAATCTGGTGGAACCCCTGAGCCTCAGATTGGGATGGATCAAGCAAGAAAATATTTAACGGATAAGGGCTATGAATGGTCAAGTAGGGCTATAGCAATAACTATGAATCAAAGCGCCCTTTACAAAAAAGCAAAAGACGAATCATGGCTTAAAATTTTTGATTTGCCAGATTGGGTTGGTGGAAGGACAAGCATTGCTGGCGCAGTAGGTCTTCTACCTATAGCTTTAATTGGTAACGACATTAATCATTTTCTTAATGGTTGTAGTCATATGGATAAGATTACAAGGAGAGAGAAAATTGTAGATAACCCAGCAGCTTTGTTGGCTTCTGTTTGGTTTTCTTCAGGACAAGGAAAAGGATTAAGGGATATGGTTGTATTGCCTTATCAAGATCGACTAGAGGTGTTTAGTAAGTATCTACAACAATTAGTAATGGAATCATTAGGCAAAGAAATAAATAGAAAAGGTCAAAAGGTAAATCAAGGTTTGGCAGTCTATGGCAACAAGGGCTCTACAGATCAACATGCTTATGTTCAACAATTAAGAGATGGAATTGATAATTTCTTTGTTACCTTTATAGAAATTCTAGAAGATAGTAAAAACGTACCCAAAATTAATAAGAAATCTCCAGGTGATTATCTTTCTGGATTTTTACAAGGGACTCGGTTAGCACTATCTGAGAATAACAGACAAAGCATAACTATCACATTAAATAAGTTTGACTCATATTCGCTTGGAGCACTAATTGCTTTGTTTGAAAGAAGTGTTGGTTTATATGCAGAGCTTATCGATATTAATGCATACCATCAACCTGGAGTTGAGGCTGGAAAGAAAGCAGCTTCTAATATACTTAAACTTCAATCTGATATCGAATTAGTATTATTAGACCAGGAAAGTTATAGTATTGAACAAATTATGAAGAAAATTCCTGACTCTTCTGCAGAGTCTATATTTATAATATTAAGACACTTGGCAGCAAACAATTCTGTATATAAAGTAAACGGAGATTGGTCAGAACCTAGGTCCTTATTAATTAAAAAGCATAACTAG
- the ribBA gene encoding bifunctional 3,4-dihydroxy-2-butanone-4-phosphate synthase/GTP cyclohydrolase II codes for MKSKNTLNIAFDQIADALAAIRNGECVVVVDDESRENEGDLICAAQFATPQQINFMATEARGLICLAMDGEKLDQLDLPLMVDRNTDSNQTAFTISIDAGPEYGVSTGISAEDRARTIQVALNPKAKPSHLRRPGHVFPLRANKGGVLKRAGHTEAAVDLSLLSGLSAAGVICEIQNADGSMARLPELRNYAKTWGLKIISIADLIKFRLENERFVYRKASTRLPSIFGKFEAIGYVNELDGTEHVALVKGKIGKLKEPVLVRMHSECLTGDAFGSLRCDCRPQLEAALSKISEEGEGIVVYLRQEGRGIGLINKLRAYSLQDGGLDTVEANEKLGFPADLRNYGVGAQILTDLGIHRLRLLTNNPRKIAGLGGYGIKVESREPLVISPGDHNAEYLAIKQKKLGHLIGDQYKNEEGKYYVVFWDGASSAQMLSIFRIQAEQKATENNLELLPENSSRLLALLERPQFVWRIKKEIKIDKIISILETMVNWEGTTKIGLFVSSSKEQAIHPSQDLETDYLDINLLSSNITDQIKKNHNKKLPYLLIWK; via the coding sequence TTGAAATCTAAGAACACACTAAATATAGCTTTTGATCAAATAGCAGATGCATTAGCTGCTATAAGGAATGGTGAATGCGTTGTAGTTGTTGATGACGAAAGCAGAGAAAACGAGGGTGATTTAATTTGTGCAGCTCAATTCGCCACACCTCAACAAATAAACTTCATGGCAACTGAGGCTAGAGGTTTGATATGTCTAGCTATGGATGGTGAGAAATTAGATCAATTAGATCTTCCTTTAATGGTGGACAGGAATACAGATTCAAATCAAACAGCCTTTACTATAAGTATCGATGCAGGCCCTGAATATGGTGTCTCAACGGGCATCTCAGCTGAAGATAGAGCTAGAACGATTCAAGTAGCATTAAACCCAAAAGCAAAACCAAGTCATTTAAGAAGACCAGGACATGTTTTTCCATTAAGAGCTAATAAAGGGGGTGTTCTAAAAAGAGCTGGTCATACTGAGGCAGCTGTAGACCTTTCATTACTCTCGGGTTTATCAGCAGCTGGAGTTATTTGTGAAATTCAAAATGCCGATGGTTCAATGGCCCGTTTACCAGAATTAAGAAACTATGCAAAAACTTGGGGTCTCAAAATTATTAGCATCGCCGATCTAATTAAGTTTAGATTAGAAAATGAACGTTTTGTATATAGAAAGGCCTCGACAAGATTGCCCAGCATATTTGGAAAATTTGAAGCTATCGGCTATGTCAATGAATTAGATGGTACGGAACATGTGGCTTTAGTAAAAGGCAAGATTGGAAAATTAAAAGAGCCTGTACTAGTAAGGATGCACTCAGAATGCTTAACAGGAGATGCCTTTGGATCATTAAGATGTGATTGTCGTCCTCAATTAGAAGCTGCATTATCAAAAATCTCAGAAGAAGGAGAAGGGATAGTAGTTTATCTAAGGCAAGAAGGTAGAGGAATAGGACTAATAAATAAACTAAGAGCTTATAGCCTTCAGGATGGGGGATTAGATACAGTAGAAGCTAATGAAAAATTAGGTTTCCCAGCTGATTTACGAAATTATGGTGTTGGAGCACAAATTCTCACAGATCTAGGAATACATCGACTAAGATTATTAACTAACAATCCTCGAAAAATTGCGGGATTAGGAGGATATGGGATAAAAGTAGAAAGTAGAGAGCCACTAGTAATCTCACCTGGTGACCATAATGCTGAATATTTGGCTATTAAGCAGAAAAAACTAGGCCATTTAATAGGTGACCAATATAAAAATGAAGAGGGTAAATACTATGTGGTCTTTTGGGATGGTGCCTCCTCTGCTCAGATGCTTTCAATTTTCAGAATTCAAGCTGAACAAAAAGCAACTGAAAATAATTTAGAACTGCTACCAGAAAATTCATCAAGATTATTAGCCCTATTAGAAAGGCCTCAATTTGTATGGCGAATAAAAAAAGAAATCAAAATAGATAAAATAATAAGTATTCTTGAAACTATGGTTAATTGGGAAGGTACAACAAAAATTGGCTTATTTGTATCTAGTAGCAAAGAGCAAGCGATTCACCCATCACAAGATTTAGAAACTGATTATTTAGATATTAATTTACTATCAAGTAATATAACCGACCAAATCAAAAAGAATCATAATAAAAAATTACCGTATTTATTAATATGGAAGTAA
- a CDS encoding DUF3110 domain-containing protein yields MLVHVLLYNVGKEHEGIHSIDIKGKTIVLMFEDIDDAERYRGLLEAQDFPNPSIELIEQKEIDIFCDDAGYESRLIQKGFVPITEEDRLFISPPQKNLGLEPPSSNPTQTDLSQNNLIQEDLDTIKENLEKLI; encoded by the coding sequence ATGCTTGTCCATGTTTTACTTTATAACGTAGGTAAAGAACATGAGGGTATTCATTCTATTGATATTAAAGGTAAAACTATAGTTTTAATGTTTGAAGATATAGACGATGCGGAAAGATATCGTGGCCTTTTAGAAGCACAAGATTTTCCAAACCCTTCAATAGAATTAATAGAGCAGAAAGAAATTGATATTTTTTGTGATGATGCGGGTTATGAGTCTCGTCTTATACAGAAAGGGTTTGTACCTATTACTGAAGAAGACAGATTATTTATTTCACCACCTCAGAAAAACTTAGGATTAGAGCCTCCTTCTTCTAATCCAACTCAAACTGATTTATCTCAAAACAACTTAATTCAAGAAGACTTGGATACTATAAAAGAAAATCTCGAGAAATTAATCTGA
- the murQ gene encoding N-acetylmuramic acid 6-phosphate etherase, with protein MSLFDQYSIDNINRENLLTEENNKRSKDIDVLDTHSLVSIFIEEDKKPQQAVSNAKNEIANAIEEISKRLKNNGRLFYIGAGTSGRLAVLDAAECPPTFCTSPELVQALIAGGPSALIKSAEGIEDSITESILDLKKRNFSSKDTLIGITAGGTTPYVLSALKYSKEINAFNLVITCVPAEQAVFNSDIVIRLLTGPEIIPGSTRLKAATATKMTLNIISTGIMIRLGKIFKNKMVDLSITNSKLLDRSIRILKDLLNIDRAEAFGLLKSSNGSVKISCIMKLTGLSCKKANLILDQHQSNLHSCLSALGVDMSQF; from the coding sequence ATGTCTTTATTTGATCAGTACAGTATCGACAATATAAATAGGGAAAATCTTTTAACTGAAGAAAATAATAAGCGCAGTAAAGATATAGATGTATTAGATACTCATAGCCTGGTAAGTATATTCATAGAAGAGGATAAGAAGCCTCAGCAGGCTGTAAGTAATGCTAAGAATGAAATAGCAAATGCTATTGAAGAAATTTCAAAAAGATTAAAAAATAATGGCAGATTGTTTTATATTGGAGCTGGCACTTCTGGTCGATTGGCAGTACTTGATGCTGCAGAATGCCCCCCAACATTCTGCACTTCACCTGAATTAGTTCAGGCTTTAATTGCAGGTGGACCTTCAGCTTTAATCAAAAGTGCTGAAGGCATTGAAGACAGTATTACAGAATCTATTTTAGATTTAAAAAAAAGGAACTTCTCTTCCAAGGATACTTTAATTGGTATTACTGCAGGAGGTACAACCCCATATGTATTATCTGCATTAAAATATTCCAAAGAAATAAATGCTTTTAATCTTGTAATTACTTGCGTACCAGCAGAACAGGCTGTATTCAATAGTGACATTGTAATTAGGTTGCTAACTGGCCCTGAAATAATCCCTGGCTCCACACGTTTGAAAGCTGCTACAGCAACTAAAATGACCTTAAATATCATTTCCACTGGCATTATGATTAGGTTAGGAAAGATTTTCAAAAATAAAATGGTTGATTTATCAATTACTAATTCGAAATTATTAGATCGATCTATTAGAATTCTAAAAGATTTATTGAATATTGATAGAGCAGAAGCATTCGGCTTGTTGAAATCCTCTAATGGATCAGTTAAAATTTCATGTATCATGAAATTAACAGGCTTAAGTTGTAAAAAAGCAAATTTAATTTTAGATCAGCACCAATCAAATCTACATAGTTGTTTATCAGCTCTTGGTGTAGATATGTCTCAGTTTTAG
- a CDS encoding peptidylprolyl isomerase, whose amino-acid sequence MDTDVGSISLELFETHAPSTVANFAKLSKEGFYDGLSFHRVIQGFMAQGGCPNSREGSSGMPGTGGPGYNIDCEINEKKHIPGALSMAHAGKNTGGSQFFIVHNSQPHLDGVHTVFGQTKDMDVVLKLENGSLIKKVTIID is encoded by the coding sequence ATGGATACTGATGTAGGGTCTATTTCTTTAGAATTATTTGAAACACATGCTCCCAGCACAGTTGCAAATTTTGCAAAGCTATCTAAAGAAGGCTTTTATGACGGTCTTTCTTTTCATCGTGTTATACAAGGATTCATGGCACAGGGTGGCTGTCCGAATTCTCGAGAGGGTTCTTCTGGCATGCCTGGAACTGGTGGTCCAGGATATAACATTGATTGTGAAATTAATGAAAAAAAGCATATACCAGGAGCTCTTTCTATGGCTCATGCCGGCAAGAATACTGGTGGAAGCCAATTCTTTATAGTTCACAATTCCCAACCTCATCTTGATGGAGTACACACAGTTTTTGGACAAACTAAAGATATGGATGTTGTACTTAAATTAGAAAACGGATCGCTAATTAAAAAAGTAACTATTATTGATTAG
- a CDS encoding DnaJ domain-containing protein, with amino-acid sequence MTSTTKPDYWSILGLKPGSDINEIKRAFRSEARRWHPDLNINDSNAEERFKLVKDAYEVLSDPDKRLLWENEYTMDPSQLFSTGFPSYEEFIDVVLGVRIQSDEMLNHHQNDAIDLEIPFKEEFDDDSYFEDYEKPATSKPQPPPIRQLEDLETAIELTPDQALYGTTVEVELSTGTIVEFSTPPFAGDGWRLRLPGVVLGGKDHFIQIRVETEDGLRIDGLRVMYRLELFPQDALFGCGVEIPTLEGPVVLQVPPKSSSGRLLRLRNRGLQFEELTGDQIVEIVIVLPEDITDSELALYKRLQELSLDEIN; translated from the coding sequence ATGACTTCTACAACTAAGCCAGATTATTGGTCGATTTTAGGGCTTAAGCCTGGCAGTGATATTAATGAAATCAAAAGAGCATTTAGGTCAGAAGCAAGGAGATGGCATCCAGATCTAAATATTAATGATTCCAATGCAGAGGAACGTTTTAAATTAGTAAAAGATGCTTATGAAGTTCTTAGTGATCCAGACAAAAGATTACTTTGGGAAAATGAGTACACAATGGATCCCAGTCAGTTATTTTCAACTGGCTTTCCTTCTTATGAGGAATTTATAGATGTTGTTTTAGGTGTACGAATCCAATCGGATGAGATGCTCAACCATCATCAAAATGATGCAATTGATCTTGAAATACCTTTTAAGGAGGAATTTGATGACGATTCATATTTTGAAGATTATGAAAAACCTGCTACTTCTAAACCTCAGCCACCTCCAATAAGACAACTCGAAGATTTAGAAACAGCTATAGAATTAACCCCTGATCAAGCTCTATATGGAACCACTGTTGAAGTCGAGCTATCAACTGGCACGATAGTTGAATTTTCTACGCCACCTTTTGCAGGGGATGGATGGCGACTTCGTTTGCCAGGTGTTGTTTTGGGGGGTAAGGATCACTTTATTCAGATAAGAGTTGAAACTGAGGATGGTTTGCGAATAGATGGACTAAGAGTTATGTATCGACTGGAGTTATTCCCTCAAGATGCCTTGTTTGGTTGTGGTGTAGAAATACCAACGCTTGAAGGCCCTGTTGTTTTACAAGTACCACCAAAGTCATCATCTGGTCGACTCTTAAGATTGAGGAATCGTGGACTTCAATTTGAAGAATTAACGGGAGACCAAATAGTAGAAATTGTTATTGTTTTGCCAGAAGATATCACTGATTCCGAATTAGCGTTATACAAAAGGTTGCAAGAATTATCTCTTGATGAAATTAATTAA
- the dnaK gene encoding molecular chaperone DnaK — protein sequence MGRIVGIDLGTTNSVIGVLEAGRPFVIANAEGSRTTPSVIGYTKESELVVGQQARRQLVLNPRNTFSNLKRFIGRSWDELEENTLNVPYTVRANEQASVRVVCPVTEREYAPEELMGSIIRKLIDDAEKYLEETIDSAVITVPAYFDDSQRQATRDAALLAGVKVERILNEPTAAALAYGFDKSSSSRVLVFDLGGGTFDISLLRISNGVFDVKATSGDTQLGGNDFDQKIVDWLADDFQKQNNIDLRRDRQSLQRLCEAAEKAKQELSGLNSTPISLPFIATGSNGPLHIETTLERTIFENLCRDLIDRLLKPVQIALNDSGWTAEDINDVVLVGGSTRMPMVQQLVKTIVPINPSQSVNPDEVVAIGAAVQGGILTGELRDLLLNDVTPLSLGLETVGGLMKVLIPRNTPIPVRQSDVFSTSESNQSSVEINVWQGERQLAVDNKSLGKFRLSGIPPAPRGVPQVQVAFDIDANGLLQVSATDRTTGRKQTVSINGGSNLNEDEVNTLIQEAKEKADIDRRKRASIDQKNNALTMIAQAERRLRDAALELGPYGAERQQRAVEIALRDVQDCLDNSELAELDMATSSLQEALFGLNRRISSEKRTDSNPIQGIKNTFGSLKDELFSDDYWDDDPWDYPPNNRQRNNDYPRRDIDNWDNDFYN from the coding sequence ATGGGGAGGATTGTTGGCATTGATCTTGGAACTACTAACTCCGTTATCGGAGTTTTAGAAGCTGGGCGACCATTTGTAATTGCCAATGCAGAAGGTTCTCGAACCACACCCTCTGTGATTGGCTATACCAAAGAATCAGAATTAGTAGTAGGCCAACAAGCACGAAGGCAACTTGTTCTTAACCCAAGGAACACTTTTTCAAATCTTAAGAGGTTTATTGGAAGATCATGGGATGAACTTGAAGAGAATACTCTTAATGTTCCCTATACTGTCAGAGCAAATGAGCAAGCATCTGTAAGGGTTGTATGTCCTGTTACAGAAAGGGAATATGCGCCAGAGGAATTAATGGGAAGCATCATAAGAAAATTGATTGATGATGCTGAGAAATATCTTGAGGAAACAATAGATTCTGCTGTAATTACTGTCCCTGCTTATTTTGACGACTCTCAACGGCAAGCAACTAGAGATGCAGCTCTGTTAGCTGGAGTGAAAGTAGAACGTATATTAAATGAACCTACAGCAGCTGCTTTAGCATACGGATTTGACAAAAGCTCTTCTTCTAGGGTTTTGGTGTTTGATCTTGGTGGAGGGACATTTGATATATCCTTGCTTAGGATCTCTAACGGAGTATTCGATGTAAAGGCAACATCAGGTGATACTCAGCTTGGGGGGAACGATTTTGATCAAAAGATAGTTGATTGGTTGGCAGATGATTTTCAAAAACAAAATAATATTGATTTAAGAAGGGATCGACAATCATTACAGCGTCTTTGTGAGGCAGCGGAAAAAGCTAAACAAGAATTATCAGGACTAAATTCCACGCCTATTTCTTTACCATTTATAGCAACAGGTTCTAATGGCCCACTACATATAGAAACCACCTTGGAAAGGACTATATTTGAGAACCTTTGTAGGGATTTAATTGATCGATTGCTAAAACCTGTTCAGATTGCTCTTAATGATTCTGGTTGGACTGCAGAGGATATTAATGATGTTGTTTTGGTTGGTGGTAGCACCAGGATGCCAATGGTTCAGCAGCTTGTTAAAACAATAGTTCCTATTAACCCATCTCAATCTGTTAATCCAGATGAAGTAGTTGCTATAGGTGCAGCCGTTCAAGGTGGAATCCTTACAGGAGAACTTCGTGATCTTTTACTTAATGATGTAACACCATTGTCATTAGGCCTTGAGACGGTAGGAGGTCTTATGAAAGTCTTAATTCCTAGAAATACGCCAATACCAGTAAGGCAATCGGATGTTTTTAGCACTTCGGAATCGAATCAATCCTCTGTTGAAATAAATGTCTGGCAAGGAGAGCGTCAATTAGCTGTAGATAATAAATCTTTGGGTAAATTTCGCTTATCCGGAATTCCACCTGCACCAAGAGGTGTTCCTCAAGTTCAGGTTGCTTTCGATATAGATGCAAATGGATTGCTACAAGTTAGTGCAACCGATAGAACAACAGGAAGAAAACAAACTGTAAGTATTAATGGTGGCTCAAATTTAAATGAAGATGAAGTCAATACCTTAATCCAGGAGGCAAAAGAAAAAGCAGATATTGACCGAAGAAAACGCGCTTCTATTGATCAAAAAAACAATGCTTTAACAATGATTGCTCAAGCTGAGCGAAGATTAAGAGATGCTGCTCTTGAACTAGGTCCTTATGGAGCTGAAAGGCAGCAAAGAGCTGTAGAGATAGCTCTTAGAGATGTTCAAGATTGTCTTGACAATAGTGAATTGGCTGAATTAGATATGGCCACTTCTTCTTTACAAGAAGCTTTGTTTGGGTTGAATCGTCGCATATCATCAGAAAAACGTACTGATAGCAACCCAATTCAGGGGATTAAAAATACATTTGGTTCGCTTAAAGATGAATTATTTTCCGATGATTATTGGGATGATGATCCTTGGGATTATCCACCTAATAATAGACAAAGGAATAATGATTACCCTCGTCGAGACATAGATAATTGGGATAATGACTTCTACAACTAA
- the argC gene encoding N-acetyl-gamma-glutamyl-phosphate reductase, giving the protein MEPINNNPKRVAIIGASGYGGLQAIRLLKDHPFFEISFLGGDKTVNTKWNDLCPFLKLPNDPVIQSVNPDLISESADFVLLSLPNGFSSQITPELINRKIKVVDLSADYRYRSLEQWKDVYSKEASNFIRSDEELCKKAIYGIPEWNFNEISKSDLIASPGCFPTSSLLALLPFLKQGLIDEEGIIIDSKTGTSGGGRNPKEHLLLSECSESISPYGVIGHRHTSEIEQELSSISSTNIQLQFTPHLVPMVRGILSTVYARLRDPCLTANDCKTVLEAIYRDKSTIEILPVGIYPSTKWVRFTNKALLSVQVDNRNGRLVLMSAIDNLIKGQAGQAIQCLNLMAGININEGLPLDTFYP; this is encoded by the coding sequence ATGGAACCTATAAATAATAATCCAAAACGTGTTGCGATCATAGGTGCATCTGGTTACGGTGGCCTGCAGGCAATTAGATTACTAAAAGATCACCCTTTTTTTGAAATATCCTTTTTAGGTGGGGATAAAACTGTTAATACAAAATGGAATGACTTATGTCCTTTCCTAAAGCTGCCAAATGATCCAGTTATTCAGTCTGTAAACCCAGATCTAATATCAGAATCAGCTGACTTTGTTTTGTTGAGTCTCCCAAATGGATTCTCTTCTCAGATAACACCAGAATTGATAAATAGAAAAATTAAAGTTGTCGATCTATCTGCTGACTATAGATATAGGTCCTTGGAACAATGGAAAGATGTTTATTCAAAAGAGGCAAGTAATTTTATCAGGTCTGATGAGGAACTTTGTAAAAAGGCTATTTATGGAATACCAGAATGGAATTTTAATGAAATATCTAAATCAGACTTGATTGCTTCACCGGGTTGCTTCCCAACATCCAGTTTATTAGCTTTGTTACCATTTTTAAAGCAAGGACTTATAGATGAAGAAGGAATTATTATCGATTCTAAAACAGGAACTTCGGGAGGTGGGCGGAATCCAAAAGAACATTTATTACTCTCAGAATGTTCTGAATCAATATCCCCTTACGGAGTTATAGGCCATAGGCATACATCAGAAATAGAGCAGGAATTAAGTAGTATTTCATCAACGAATATTCAGTTACAATTTACTCCTCACCTTGTTCCAATGGTAAGAGGTATACTTTCAACAGTTTATGCTCGATTGCGAGATCCTTGCTTAACTGCTAATGATTGTAAGACTGTATTAGAAGCTATATATCGTGATAAATCAACAATAGAAATATTACCTGTAGGAATTTATCCTAGTACTAAATGGGTTAGATTTACAAATAAAGCCTTATTAAGTGTTCAAGTAGATAATCGTAATGGGAGATTAGTCTTAATGAGTGCTATAGATAATTTAATAAAGGGTCAGGCTGGTCAAGCAATTCAATGCCTTAATCTGATGGCAGGAATAAATATTAATGAAGGATTGCCTTTAGATACTTTTTATCCTTAA
- the pstC gene encoding phosphate ABC transporter permease subunit PstC, whose translation MNQAKKEQFSLRFRSSLEKWIDSSFKNFSLSMAIILALLLISIFVVVYLESRESIDRYGFNFLITSEWDPVNSKYGAFTAIYGTLITSIIALLAAIPLGVGTAILLTENILPKQFSEVIGLMIELLAAIPSVILGLWAVFIMEPFLRPVFNYIHNQFGWIPFFSSEAVGPSIAPAIIILVVMILPIITSISRDSLEQVPKKLREAAYGIGASRWSSLFNVILPASISGIAGGVLLALGRAMGETMAVTMIIGNSNNFSWSIFAPGYTISALLANQFGEADGSQVSSLMYAAFILMLMTLIINIFAQWLVRKLSLKY comes from the coding sequence GTGAACCAAGCGAAAAAAGAACAATTCTCATTAAGATTCCGTTCTTCCTTGGAAAAGTGGATAGACTCAAGTTTTAAAAACTTTTCGTTGTCTATGGCTATAATATTAGCCCTTCTTCTAATATCAATATTTGTTGTTGTTTATCTTGAATCCAGAGAGTCAATAGACAGATATGGATTTAACTTTCTTATCACATCAGAGTGGGATCCAGTAAATAGTAAATATGGAGCTTTTACAGCTATATACGGTACTCTGATTACTTCAATTATTGCTCTCTTAGCTGCAATACCATTAGGAGTAGGAACAGCAATACTACTTACAGAGAATATTTTACCAAAGCAATTTTCTGAAGTTATTGGACTAATGATAGAACTATTAGCAGCAATTCCTTCGGTGATATTAGGTCTATGGGCTGTGTTTATTATGGAGCCCTTTCTTCGACCAGTATTTAATTATATACACAATCAATTTGGATGGATACCATTCTTCAGTTCAGAAGCAGTTGGTCCTTCAATAGCACCTGCAATAATAATTCTTGTTGTTATGATACTGCCAATTATTACTTCTATATCAAGGGATTCCCTAGAACAAGTACCTAAAAAATTAAGAGAAGCAGCTTATGGTATTGGTGCATCAAGATGGAGTTCATTATTCAATGTAATACTACCTGCCTCGATATCCGGAATAGCTGGTGGAGTGTTACTTGCATTGGGAAGAGCAATGGGAGAGACCATGGCTGTGACAATGATAATAGGAAATTCTAATAACTTTAGTTGGTCGATATTTGCTCCTGGATATACCATTTCAGCCTTGCTAGCTAATCAATTTGGAGAAGCTGATGGCAGCCAAGTCTCATCTCTAATGTATGCAGCATTTATTTTAATGCTAATGACTCTAATAATTAATATCTTTGCACAATGGCTTGTTAGAAAATTAAGCCTCAAATATTAA
- the purN gene encoding phosphoribosylglycinamide formyltransferase, translating into MNRTNPNAIINPNLTTLPKFKPKLTLAILASGKGSNFEAIIKDINNDKLDAEIKCLIVNDPNCGSIEKAKNNCIPYFILNHKDYNNREDLDFAIINILERFNVEGVIMVGWMRIVTSILIDKFNGKVVNLHPSLLPSFKGNKAVNQALSSSSKITGCSVHIVNKDVDSGEILVQAAIPINELDDEDTLHFKIQEQEHKIISIGIAIAASKWRKIE; encoded by the coding sequence ATGAATAGAACAAATCCCAATGCAATCATAAATCCAAATTTAACAACATTGCCAAAGTTTAAACCTAAATTAACTCTAGCCATTCTAGCTTCAGGAAAAGGAAGTAATTTTGAGGCAATAATAAAAGACATTAATAATGATAAATTAGATGCTGAAATAAAATGCCTAATTGTCAATGATCCTAATTGTGGTTCAATAGAAAAAGCGAAAAATAATTGTATTCCTTATTTTATACTTAATCATAAAGATTATAACAATAGAGAGGATTTAGACTTTGCAATTATTAATATACTAGAAAGATTTAATGTTGAAGGTGTCATAATGGTTGGATGGATGAGAATTGTCACTTCAATACTTATAGATAAGTTCAATGGCAAGGTTGTCAACTTACACCCTTCTTTGTTGCCAAGTTTCAAGGGAAATAAAGCTGTAAATCAAGCATTATCTAGTTCTAGTAAAATTACAGGGTGTAGTGTACATATTGTAAATAAAGATGTTGATTCTGGTGAGATATTAGTTCAAGCAGCAATACCAATAAATGAATTAGATGACGAAGATACTCTACATTTTAAGATACAAGAGCAAGAACATAAAATCATAAGTATAGGTATTGCAATAGCAGCAAGTAAATGGAGAAAGATTGAATAA